The following are encoded in a window of Trichomycterus rosablanca isolate fTriRos1 chromosome 13, fTriRos1.hap1, whole genome shotgun sequence genomic DNA:
- the cmpk2 gene encoding UMP-CMP kinase 2, mitochondrial isoform X2 — protein sequence MIFIQCTQYSRDINGEYACSDISDVTTTESSKRYYVTPVLAPEHHPSTFNIINSDVFYQMQDAYKVLQECRDAIPESSAVLKLVDEQLAVYSSHEEKFPVIVIEGLDATGKTTLTCSLQKELGAVLLKSPPQCLALYRECFDAEPPLIRRAFYALGNYITAGQIMRESLHAPVIVDRYWHSTAAYAIANAVSGKVQNLPPVGSEIYNWPSDLLRPNLVLLLSVSPQERLRRLLHRGLNKTEEEKQLEINHLFRQKVDEAYKRIQNPACIVVDASPSPENVLQHVLQIIKDKCHL from the exons GTACAGCCGCGATATAAACGGTGAATACGCGTGCTCGGATATTAGTGACGTCACTACCACAGAGAGTAGTAAGCGGTATTACGTCACACCTGTTCTTGCACCGGAGCACCATCCATCAACGTTTAACATTATCAACTCGGATGTCTTCTACCAGATGCAAGATGCATATAAAGTACTCCAAGAG TGCAGGGATGCCATACCAGAATCAAGTGCAGTACTGAAGCTTGTGGATGAACAACTGGCGGTCTACAGCAGCCATGAAGAAAAGTTCCCAGTTATTGTGATAGAAGGACTGGATGCAACAG GTAAAACAACTTTGACCTGCAGCCTACAAAAGGAACTGGGTGCTGTTTTGCTGAAGTCCCCACCTCAATGCCTAGCCCTCTATAGAGAGTGTTTTGACGCGGAACCACCACTTATCCGCAGGGCGTTCTATGCTCTGGGAAACTATATCACTGCGGGACAGATAATGAGGGAGTCATTACATGCACCTGTGATTGTGGACAG gtACTGGCATAGCACAGCGGCCTATGCGATAGCCAATGCAGTTAGTGGGAAAGTGCAGAACCTCCCTCCAGTGGGCTCAGAGATTTACAACTGGCCATCTGACCTGCTGAGGCCAAACCTGGTACTGCTGCTCAGCGTCAGCCCACAAGAGAGGTTGCGCAGACTTTTACACAGAGGCCTTAATAAAACTGAGGAGGAAAAGCAGCTGGAGATCAATCATCTGTTCCGCCAGAA AGTTGATGAAGCCTACAAGAGAATCCAGAACCCTGCCTGCATCGTTGTGGATGCTAGCCCATCTCCAGAAAATGTGCTCCAACATGTgctgcaaataataaaagacaaatgCCACTTATAA